In Balaenoptera musculus isolate JJ_BM4_2016_0621 chromosome 17, mBalMus1.pri.v3, whole genome shotgun sequence, a genomic segment contains:
- the LOC118883672 gene encoding LOW QUALITY PROTEIN: testis-specific serine/threonine-protein kinase 5-like (The sequence of the model RefSeq protein was modified relative to this genomic sequence to represent the inferred CDS: substituted 2 bases at 2 genomic stop codons): MSGLSCASCPPSPRPCGELDGPNPFRSALTSRRSGQTFMDQRAFMEQVCECRDNGYLPSSKKIGSGAFSKVYLAYAMQERIQHNSKLASDLRGKRHTTVAIKMVSTAEASVEFSCKFLPREISSLNATYKHLNVVQLYETYQNSWRAYLVLELAARGDLLEHINAVSDHCRCPGLEQEGARRLFWPLVSAVAHCHNSGIPRRDLNCENILLDDRSFLKLTDFGSANRSGLXNSLLSTFCGSVAYTALEVLTSKKYSGGQAAPWSLGVILYATVTGKLPFKEHQPHRMLYLMRRGPTLRPGLSPECQGLIRGLLQLRPXARLRLQQVAAHHWMLPAAHALFPHSARRRHSRCCMPTSVGRWAAPQRPT, from the exons ATGTCAGGCCTCAGCTGTGCCTCCTGTCCCCCATCCCCAAGGCCCTGCGGTGAGCTGGATGGCCCCAACCCCTTCCGCAGTGCCCTGACCTCCAGAAGGTCAGGCCAGACCTTCATGGACCAGAGAGCCTTCATGGAGCAGGTATGCGAATGCAGGGACAACGGCTACCTGCCTTCCTCCAAGAAGATCGGCTCTGGGGCCTTCTCCAAAGTCTACCTGGCCTATGCCATGCAGGAGCGCATACAGCACAACTCCAAGCTGGCCTCTGACCTGCGGGGCAAGCGCCACACCACG GTGGCTATCAAGATGGTCTCCACCGCTGAGGCCTCTGTGGAGTTCTCCTGCAAGTTCCTGCCCCGTGAGATCTCGTCACTCAATGCTACCTACAAGCACCTGAACGTG GTGCAGCTCTACGAGACCTACCAGAACAGCTGGCGCGCCTACTTGGTGCTGGAGCTGGCGGCCCGTGGTGACCTGCTGGAGCACATCAATGCCGTGTCCGACCACTGCCGCTgcccagggctggagcaggagggggCCCGCAGGCTGTTCTGGCCACTGGTCAGTGCCGTGGCGCACTGCCACAACTCAGGCAT CCCACGCAGGGACCTAAATTGTGAGAACATCCTGCTAGATGACCGAAGCTTCCTAAAGCTGACCG ACTTCGGCTCTGCCAATCGGTCGGGGCTATAGAACTCGCTGCTGAGCACCTTCTGCGGCTCTGTGGCCTACACAGCCCTGGAGGTCCTCACGAGCAAGAAGTACAGCGGGGGTCAGGCTGCCCCGTGGAGCCT AGGTGTCATCCTCTACGCCACGGTGACCGGGAAGCTGCCCTTCAAGGAGCACCAGCCCCACCGCATGCTGTACCTGATGCGCCGGGGCCCCACCTTACGGCCAGGCCTGTCCCCAG AGTGCCAGGGCCTGATCCGAGGCCTGCTCCAGCTGCGCCCGTGAGCGCGCCTGCGCCTGCAGCAGGTGGCCGCGCACCACTGGATGCTGCCCGCCGCGCATGCGCTCTTCCCGCACAGTGCTCGGCGGCGTCACTCCAGGTGCTGCATGCCCACCAGTGTGGGCAGGTGGGCGGCTCCTCAGCGCCCCACGTGA